CAAATCCCCATAAAACAGAAAAACTTGTTAGAAGAATGCCAGAAAAAGAAACAATTAATAGATAGAGCAAAATTTTAGAACGAAGTGTCCAACGCATTTGAGGTGCCTCCAAACTTATACCCCATTCCAAATACAGTCTGAATATAGATTGGTTGCCTGGAGTCAGCTTCTATTTTTCTCCTTAAATTCTTAACATGGGTATCAATACTTCGTTCATATCCTTCATAATAAGCGCCGTCTTCCTGTACTTTTTCCAATAATTCAGCGCGACTGTATACACGGCCTGGATAACTTGCCATCGCAACCAATAATTTATATTCAATTGGCGTTAAAGAGACAATTTGATGATTCAATTCAACCTTCTTTTTAAAAAGATCTATTTTCAATTTCCCATGATTAAATGATAAAAGTTTTTCATTTTCCGTTTTATTAACTCTTCGTAATATCGCTTTTGCTCTAATTACTACTTCCCTTGGGCTAAATGGTTTGGTAACATAATCATCTGCCCCGATGACTATTCCATTAATTAAATCTTCTTCCGCTGATTTTGCTGTTAACATAATAATAGGTACATCATTGTCTTT
This window of the Sporosarcina pasteurii genome carries:
- a CDS encoding response regulator transcription factor, producing the protein MTKILLVDDEDMILEVLEAYFEKEGWEIFLASNGIEALKKIKENDPDIIILDLMLPDISGEEVCRLTRKDNDVPIIMLTAKSAEEDLINGIVIGADDYVTKPFSPREVVIRAKAILRRVNKTENEKLLSFNHGKLKIDLFKKKVELNHQIVSLTPIEYKLLVAMASYPGRVYSRAELLEKVQEDGAYYEGYERSIDTHVKNLRRKIEADSRQPIYIQTVFGMGYKFGGTSNALDTSF